GCACAGCGCCGAAATCCTGGGCAAGGCCGGGCTGTCGGACGCGGAGGTTTCCGGCCTGGTCGCCGACGGCGGGGCCGTCATCTGACCCGGTCTCCGGCGCCAGCCCGGCGCCGTGGACGCGCAACAGGGCCGATCGCCTGGCCAACCCGCGCCCCGTCCCTCAATAATGGAACCGCAGCTGCGCGATCTCCAGGCTTTGATTGGGGGGGCTTCCACTGATCCGGTAGACCATACGGTCCTCGCGGGAGTTCCGTCGCGACCACCAGCCGGTCAGATCGCCTTTCAGCGGCTCCGGCTTGCCGGTACCCTTGAACGGGGTCCGTTTGCATTGGCGGATCAGGTCGTTGATCCGCTCCTTCACCTTGTCGTTCGTCTCTACCCAATGCTGGTAAACTTTCCAGGCCTGAACGGAGAACACCAACTTCACTCGATCAGCTCACGCTCTTCGCCCGTTCCGGCATCAAGTTGCTCGATGGAGGCCCGCAGGCGGGCGGCGTTCCTGGGCGTGGACAACAGGCGCACCTCGTAATGCGGCAGGGTCCGGCGGAAGGCCTGGAACGCCGGCGCGATCCCCCCGATCAGCAGCGCCAGCGGCATATACCCGACCCGGACTTCACGGATCATGCCCTTCGCGGTGCGCCGCGCCGCCTCGATCCCGGCGTCGTTCAGGGCCAGGATTTCGCGGGCGCGCTCCAGCAGGACATGACCCGCCGGGCTAAGGTAAACGCGTTTCCCGACCCGTTCGCTGGGTCACGGGGGCATGGTCATCGCGCTTGAGGTTCCGGGCGCTGTGGACATACTTCGCGAATGGATGTTCGCCAGATCAGATATTTCGTGACCCTCGCCGAGAGACGCCATTTCGGCCAGGCCGCCGAGATGCTGCATATCGCCCAACCCGCCCTGTCCCAGCAGATCAAGCAATTGGAGGCGCAACTTCAGGTGGAGCTTCTGGACAGATCGACGCGTCCGATCGGACTGACCCCCGCAGGCATGGCGTTGCTGCACGAAGGGCGCGAGATCCTGGCCAAGGTGACGCGCGCGGAAAAGCTGACGCGGCAGGAGGGGTCAAAGGACGGCGGGCGCCTCATCATCGGCGTGACGGGCACGGCGGCCCTGGAATTCGCGGTTCCGGTGCTTCAGGCCTTTGGCCGTCGCCGTCCGAACGTCCAGGTGTCGTTGCGCGAATTGGCCTCGCCCGATCAATTGAGCGCGCTTGAACGCGGGGACATCCATATCGGCTTTGTACGCCCCCCGGTCGAGGATGAGCGGATGAGCATCCGCCTGGTACACACCGATCCGTTCTATGTCGCCCTCTCCGCCGATCACCCCCTTGCCCGCCGGGAGAGTGTGCGCCTGGCGGAACTCAGCGGCACATCCCTGGTGATCTTCTCGCGGGAGGAGGCGCCGGGGTTTCGGGATCTCATGCTGCATGTCTGCCGGTCGGCCGGCTATGTTCCCACGACCATTCAGGACGCCTCGCAGATGAGCACCATGCTCTGCCTCGTCGGTGGAGGCTTCGGCTGTGCCCTCGTGCCGCGT
This genomic stretch from Pseudooceanicola aestuarii harbors:
- a CDS encoding Txe/YoeB family addiction module toxin, translated to MKLVFSVQAWKVYQHWVETNDKVKERINDLIRQCKRTPFKGTGKPEPLKGDLTGWWSRRNSREDRMVYRISGSPPNQSLEIAQLRFHY
- a CDS encoding LysR family transcriptional regulator, which produces MDVRQIRYFVTLAERRHFGQAAEMLHIAQPALSQQIKQLEAQLQVELLDRSTRPIGLTPAGMALLHEGREILAKVTRAEKLTRQEGSKDGGRLIIGVTGTAALEFAVPVLQAFGRRRPNVQVSLRELASPDQLSALERGDIHIGFVRPPVEDERMSIRLVHTDPFYVALSADHPLARRESVRLAELSGTSLVIFSREEAPGFRDLMLHVCRSAGYVPTTIQDASQMSTMLCLVGGGFGCALVPRSAQRMQIPDVVYRPIMDYSPPVELYAVWMPDNYAPFIGELLDVVEKIHIREG